From a region of the Primulina eburnea isolate SZY01 chromosome 7, ASM2296580v1, whole genome shotgun sequence genome:
- the LOC140837300 gene encoding uncharacterized protein, with protein MENPRKKVLLTSNGDEISLNIARHLLQRGCRLVLMGDDGQLRRAVEKIEVSLDVRRDAVEVVGLDMKEEKAAVFEEAVGTAKRILGSLDAFVNCYSYEGKMHDPLSLPEDEFKNIVKINFMAPWYLLKAVGKTMRDQQSGGSIIFLTSIIGAERGLYQGAAAYGSCLAGVQQLVRASAMEIGKHQIRVNAIARGLHLDDEYPTSVGKERAQKLVKEATPLHRWLDVEKDLASTVIYLISDGSRYMTGTTIYVDGGQSLVRPRMRSYM; from the exons ATGGAAAATCCAAGAAAAAAGGTTTTGCTTACCTCCAATGGAGATGAAATCTCTCTCAACATTGCCCGTCATTTACTTCAGCGCGGTTGCAG GCTAGTTTTGATGGGGGACGATGGGCAATTGAGGAGAGCAGTGGAGAAGATAGAGGTGTCCTTAGATGTTCGTCGTGATGCGGTAGAGGTAGTGGGGTTGGATATGAAAGAAGAGAAAGCAGCGGTTTTTGAAGAAGCTGTCGGCACGGCCAAGAGAATCTTGGGAAGTTTGGATGCTTTCGTCAATTGCTATTCCTATGAAG GAAAGATGCATGATCCTCTGTCTTTACCAGAAGATGAATTCAAAAATATCGTCAAAATCAATTTTATGGCTCCATGGTATCTATTAAAAGCCGTGGGTAAAACAATGCGTGATCAGCAATCGGGGGGATCCATCATATTCTTAACCTCTATAATTGGAGCCGAAAGAGGGTTATATCAAGGAGCGGCAGCATATGGCTCATGTTTGGCTGGAGTGCAGCAGTTAGTGCGG GCATCAGCAATGGAGATTGGGAAGCATCAGATAAGAGTAAATGCAATTGCTCGCGGCTTGCATCTTGACGATGAGTACCCTACTTCAGTTGGGAAGGAAAGGGCGCAGAAATTGGTAAAGGAAGCCACGCCCTTACATCGGTGGCTTGACGTTGAGAAAGACTTGGCTTCAACTGTTATTTATTTGATAAGTGATGGGTCAAGGTACATGACCGGTACAACTATATACGTCGATGGTGGCCAGTCTTTGGTTAGGCCTCGGATGCGATCCTACATGTGA